A region from the Candidatus Desulfatibia profunda genome encodes:
- a CDS encoding HD domain-containing protein: MKKQFIKDFKPGDFIDDIFVLAEKTVAQKRDGNKYLNIILADKTGSIKGVVWDNVDRIAAGLSSGDVVGVQATVNEYKGTAQLVIKNMTAGPAEAVDPAEFLPATRLDIENMFERFLKIAASLKDGHLKALLDAFLSDEEFVRKFKTAPAAKKMHHAYLGGLLEHTLSMATLAEKIAGHYSGIDRDLLIAGAMLHDIGKTRELEYTFKIDYSDQGRLLSHIVIGLEMIEAKLSKIIDFPEERKLLLKHMIVSHHGTQEFGSPEPPKTVEAVLLNYIDEMDSKVKGIRDFMASEDAGETWTSFHRLLGRHFYMGKKE; encoded by the coding sequence ATGAAAAAACAGTTCATAAAGGATTTCAAACCCGGAGATTTTATTGATGATATTTTTGTACTGGCAGAGAAAACCGTTGCTCAGAAAAGGGATGGAAACAAGTACTTAAACATAATTCTTGCGGATAAGACCGGTAGTATCAAAGGTGTGGTTTGGGATAATGTCGATCGTATCGCCGCCGGTCTGTCTTCCGGTGATGTTGTCGGCGTCCAGGCAACTGTTAATGAATACAAGGGCACGGCCCAGCTTGTCATCAAAAATATGACGGCAGGCCCGGCCGAAGCAGTTGATCCGGCAGAGTTCTTACCGGCAACCCGGCTAGATATCGAAAACATGTTCGAACGTTTTTTAAAGATTGCGGCTTCTTTGAAAGACGGTCATTTAAAGGCGCTGCTGGATGCGTTCTTAAGTGACGAAGAGTTTGTCCGCAAATTCAAAACCGCACCGGCAGCCAAAAAGATGCACCATGCCTATCTCGGCGGCCTTCTGGAACATACCTTGTCTATGGCAACGCTGGCAGAAAAAATTGCCGGGCATTACAGCGGGATTGACAGAGACCTGCTGATTGCCGGTGCCATGCTTCATGACATCGGCAAAACAAGGGAACTGGAATATACATTCAAGATCGACTATTCCGACCAGGGCCGGCTCTTAAGCCACATTGTGATCGGGTTGGAGATGATCGAAGCTAAGCTTTCGAAAATTATTGATTTCCCTGAGGAGCGCAAGCTTTTGCTCAAACACATGATTGTAAGCCACCATGGAACCCAGGAATTCGGTTCCCCCGAGCCGCCCAAAACCGTCGAGGCGGTATTGCTAAACTATATTGACGAGATGGACTCCAAGGTTAAGGGCATCCGTGATTTTATGGCGTCAGAGGACGCCGGCGAGACCTGGACATCCTTTCACCGGCTGTTAGGCCGTCACTTTTACATGGGCAAGAAGGAATAA
- a CDS encoding dTMP kinase encodes MFITLEGIEGSGKTTQAKHIVEFLQGKGYECVATREPGGTEIGKKIRAILLDPESNDMDPLVELLLYTADRAQHVKQIVLPLLSAGKMVLCDRYYDATLVYQGFARGLDIGLIRSLHQLILADLKPDITILLDLAPQEGLSRAWKQIKNGARADIESRFEKETLLFHEKVRSGYLELSRLEPERFRVVDASTDEFRVRKTILKILASELKLA; translated from the coding sequence ATGTTTATTACGCTTGAAGGCATTGAGGGTTCGGGCAAGACGACCCAGGCCAAGCATATTGTTGAGTTTCTGCAAGGCAAAGGATATGAATGTGTGGCCACCCGCGAACCCGGGGGAACCGAGATCGGAAAAAAGATCAGGGCGATTCTACTGGATCCTGAAAGCAATGATATGGACCCGCTGGTGGAACTGCTTTTGTATACTGCTGATCGCGCCCAGCATGTTAAACAAATCGTCCTTCCTTTACTGTCGGCCGGCAAGATGGTGCTGTGTGACCGTTATTATGACGCTACTTTGGTTTATCAGGGTTTTGCGAGGGGGCTCGATATCGGATTAATCAGAAGTTTGCATCAGTTGATCCTGGCAGATTTAAAGCCCGATATAACCATTCTTCTTGATCTGGCCCCTCAAGAGGGCCTCTCCCGTGCCTGGAAACAGATCAAAAACGGTGCCAGGGCCGATATCGAAAGCCGGTTTGAAAAAGAGACCCTCTTATTTCACGAAAAGGTACGATCAGGATATCTGGAGCTTTCACGCCTGGAACCCGAACGGTTTCGGGTGGTAGATGCGTCGACGGATGAATTTCGGGTTCGAAAAACGATCTTGAAGATATTGGCTTCTGAGCTGAAGTTGGCTTAA